DNA from Ictalurus punctatus breed USDA103 chromosome 20, Coco_2.0, whole genome shotgun sequence:
GGATACTGGATATAATACAGCATGTTAGCCGGAGTATTGAGATCCGGACGTCTAAAACATTCAGGTCAATTTGACATGCGATAATGGCTCGACACGTGGATGGGccagagaaatatatatatatatatatatatagcgcaTCACTGATCGTTATCATATCCAAAGTTGACATTAGAAGTTGAATTAAATATTTGGCTGTGTGCCGgtgtagaaaaataatcaaccatgggatggtgtgatgaagtgattattgttatatatataatattgaatatatatataatgtaaataaatgtaaatgtaatagaAGGGCTTGGagagctttatatttatattataatattctgGTGAGAGTCTAAAAGGTAAACAAAATGGTGTCAATTTAGGAAATCCTGTAAAAGTTTCAGACTGTGTTGAAATATCATCCACAATTTAAACAAACGTGGCTGGTCTAATGCCGcaataatcatttaaaagaaTTTATTAGACTATCGCCCGAATGCATGTAAAAAATATCTTCTAAGCCTAAtgtaaggattaaaaaaaaaaaatgggattAGGATTAAACCTGTAAACCAGTTTCTGCTCATTTAAAAGAATCAATTGAATCCATTGACGTTCTTTAAAGGTCAATTTGGCGAGCTACAAAGTATTGGACCttaaaaaatctgaaatctTAACCTTCTTTATCTGCTTTCAGATAACGAGTGAGTGCTTGTCCCTGTACAGTACCAAACATTGAGTACGCTCAGATGTGCACAAACATCTTAACCTCACGATAACGCAGGAGTTTGTATCTCTACCGTCGTTATTTCTGCATGGAGGAGGATCCCTGTACGGGTCTGTTTAATGAAATGTTACCAATAGAGCCGGATTCCTGATTAATTACTTGTCGTGATGTCTCCTGATTTAACGCCGTGTGGGTTTTAACTGCTAATTTGTTCTTAATCACCTTTAAACTGCTCCGATACAGACATTAGGACTCTTAGTTGTGCAACAAAATACACACTTAGTTCTCTTAGGAAGAGTAATAATATGAATAGAGAAATCTCCAGCACTCAGGTCAAGTAACATGCAGCTAACAGtgaaatatgaatgaaaattttgcatgctttaaaacaaaacaaaacaaaacaaaacttgtcAATCAAGTTTGCTATAAAATCATCTCAGACTGTCTCAGACAGATTTTCTGGTGCGGTTTCTGTCTCTGAACAAGACACGGTCATCTACAAAAGgccgatttttaaaaaaaaatgccccaaatgacttttttccctccactccacactggagcctatcccagggagcatcggggtacaccctggacggggtgctaatccatcacagagcactttggacatgtcaatcagcctaccgtgcatgtctttggactgggggaggaaaccggagtacccggaggaaacccccgcagcacggggagaacacgtatactccgcacacacagggccacggtgggaatcgaacccccgaccctggaggtgtgagatgaacgtgctaaccactaatccaccccATAAATCACGTCGAtcgtttttaaatgttattcaAAGAATTaggaaatattttcatttagattattaaaaaaaatgaaaattacattttattctttcttttttttttaaagttagtgtACCAGTTCTTAAAGCAAAGTGGTGTAAAAGGAGTAAAAAACAGTTTTACtcctttttctgtgtttttaaaggtttttttttaaattattattgtactgtattttaatacacTATTGTAAAACTTCAGGTTATAAAACGGTGcccaaataaatgaataaacatctcTTAAGTGCATGTGGATGAGGGAAAAACCCACCTGCAGTCGGTGACGTGTGAGTGAAGCTCCATGATGTGATGACATCAGAGATGTAGTGGTGTAGTGGTGTGGAGGTGGAGATGCAGACCGTGATGGAGTTTATATCCACGCAGCTCGGCACTGTACAGTGTGACGGGAATGTGAACCCTGGACACGGTCATGCGCTCTGCTCGGATCACTTCTGCAGCTTTTTGGAGAACAATCTCAGCTTAAACATGACCGACTCGGTGCTGAGCGCGCACGCGAACGCGTCGGCGGTGTTCCTGAGCACTCCGACGGCTCCCCCGACGCCTACGACGACGCCGCGCGTCTTGCGCCTGGACTCTCGTTCGCTGGTCATCTCGGCCACGATGTTCGCTGTAGGTGTGCTCGGGAACCTGGTGGCCGTGGCCGTGCTGTGCGTGTCCAAGAGGGAGCAAAAGGAGACGACGTTTTACACGCTGGTGTGCGGCATGGCGGTGACGGACCTCCTGGGGACGTGCTTCACGAGCCCCGTGGTGATCGCGACGTACGTTGCGGGTCGGTGGCCTGGCGGCGTGCCGCTCTGccacttcttctccttctccatgCTGTTCTTCGGCTCGGCCGGGATGTCCATCTTGTGCGCCATGGCCGTGGAGCGCTACCTCGCGATCAGCCACGCGTTCTTCTACTCGCAGCACGTGGACCGTAACGTGGCGCGGCTCGCCTTGCTCGCGGTCTACATGGTGAACGGGGTGCTGTGCGCGATGCCCAGTTTCGGGTTCGGGCGTCACGCCAAGCACGTCCCGGGAACGTGGTGCTTCCTGGACTGGCGCGCGTTGGACGCGCGTGGAGCCGCGTACTCGTTCCTGTACGGCGGCTTCGTGCTGCTGCTGATCGCCGTCACGGTGCTGTGTAACTGCGCCGTGTGCCGCTCGCTGGTCGGCATGAGGAAGAAGACCCGCGTCGTCGCCGCAGCGGCCAGAGCCGAGGCGCACACCGGGCACATGGGATCCAGACGCGCCTTCCGCAAATTGCCCGCAGTCGCCTCGGCGGCCGAGATCCAGATGTTCTGGCTTCTGATTTTCATGACCATCGTGTTCCTGATCTGCTCCATCCCTCTGGTGGTAAgcatccaaaaacaacaacaacaacaacaacaacaacaacccataTAACATGGTCTTCTCTTTAAGTGCTCAAAAAGTCTGATAAGAAATGGCTATAAGAGTGtgctctcagaaataaaggtaccaagtGGTACTTTTCCTCGTTGGTGTTGGGGTACCTTTTGTAGGCTATAGATCTTTCACCTGGAAAAGTGATTGTAGTGTAGCTTAAACAGTCATTTAAAAGGTTTTATACTTGGACCAATGATGTACCTTTAAAACATCACTAATTAAAGCTCCATCACCTGCACCTTCccaggtttaaataaataaataaacaaacaaacaaacataacaaaGCACATTAAAAGTATTAAAGATGATAGTATCACGATGGCACAAAGTGGTACTAGCTCTAAAAGCAGATCTTGGTGCATCCATTTCTGAGTGTACACATGAATCCAGGGGGTAATTAAGGGTTTTACAGCATTTTGTGTCATGTAGAGTTTAATATATATCGGGTTTTTGAATTCTCATCTCCTCTTAAGACCTGATGAGACATTGAAGATGATGAttcatttctgaaatgtttaaataatccatttaaatccaatatttatattatattttaccaTCAGAAGCATGCTTTAACATTTTGTCAGGACTGactgaaaaccttttttttttttttaattattattcatttgctCGACATGTTTGCAgcattaataaatcaataacaggacttgaataataataataataataaaaatctcctCAGGATAGAAGATATGTTAAATAATGCTACATGGAATTAtctttcattacattttaatcatttggACTTGACTTTCCAGTTAAATACACTTAATCATCTGTCTCTCAGGCTCTGCTCAAGTCTAGCCAGCTAGTTTATCTAGCTAGCTTGCTCACTGCCAAgtcacaccaaaaaaaaaaacaacaacaactggaaGCTGGCTTGAAAGTTACAGAAGCTGGCTTTGAAAGTTGTAATAAAGCTATGTCAAAATCCTAAAACATTCCTATTAATAGGAAAATTAATCtgagaggttaaaaaaaaaaaattttatgagTCAGTGAATGCTAAACCATCAAGCTAACATCTACAGCTGCTAAATGCTTAATCATGCTAGCTAGGAAAGGACCCTGTAAATATTTGCTCATGCTGGTTGTCATGCCTAGCTACAAGCAAACACATCCAAGTGAGAGAAAGttgaaatgaataatattttaGCGTAAAGAGTT
Protein-coding regions in this window:
- the ptger4c gene encoding prostaglandin E receptor 4 (subtype EP4) c, which gives rise to MQTVMEFISTQLGTVQCDGNVNPGHGHALCSDHFCSFLENNLSLNMTDSVLSAHANASAVFLSTPTAPPTPTTTPRVLRLDSRSLVISATMFAVGVLGNLVAVAVLCVSKREQKETTFYTLVCGMAVTDLLGTCFTSPVVIATYVAGRWPGGVPLCHFFSFSMLFFGSAGMSILCAMAVERYLAISHAFFYSQHVDRNVARLALLAVYMVNGVLCAMPSFGFGRHAKHVPGTWCFLDWRALDARGAAYSFLYGGFVLLLIAVTVLCNCAVCRSLVGMRKKTRVVAAAARAEAHTGHMGSRRAFRKLPAVASAAEIQMFWLLIFMTIVFLICSIPLVVRIFVNQLYGPAYIAAGVQPDYRSDLLAIRFASFNPILDPWVYILCRKNLFSKCCEWIKRTMDLSRESPARRSGWVLGQNSPASLVHSNATSYASLHAASCRNAVVKLNTVTAKSYVDLSVRQAWDLDTAVDDFHPFSVRQSPVLGSESETASGCEMTTVKTSGCVQATPMMSCSKVLEHKAVIVTCTFSTPSSCLSEEC